A single window of Populus nigra chromosome 17, ddPopNigr1.1, whole genome shotgun sequence DNA harbors:
- the LOC133676499 gene encoding probable E3 ubiquitin-protein ligase BAH1-like isoform X1 — translation MKFGETFMEYLHGEQEGCLDKCAHVEYKRLKKVLKKCRSQGPPSTSCNDEQQQERDSEQNHSLSQFCHCQSCALCDQMFFSELMREASDIAGCFSSRVRHLLHLHVARGMQRYKLRLRQCFINDQQIMVEEGRMLIEYVTMNAIAIRKILKKYDKVHCSINGKNFKSKMRSEHIELLQSPWLIELGAFYLNFDGIDGGEFSEFCSRFSCDLSATEPVMTLMLPNYTKLEYGLTCAICLEMVFNPYALSCGHLFCKLCACLAASVLMVEGLKSASSNAKCPVCREAGVYANAVHMLELDLLVKRRCKEHWKERMVAERAETVKQTREYWDLQTKYAIGY, via the exons atgaagtttGGAGAGACATTCATGGAGTATTTACACGGAGAACAAGAAGGGTGTTTGGACAAATGTGCTCATGTTGAGTACAAACGACTCAAAAAAGTGTTAAAGAAATGCAGAAGCCAAGGTCCACCATCCACTTCTTGCAACGACGAGCAGCAACAAGAAAGAGACAGTGAACAGAATCACAGCTTGTCTCAATTCTGCCATTGCCAATCTTGCGCTT tgtGTGATCAGATGTTCTTTTCCGAATTGATGAGGGAAGCTTCAGATATAGCTGGGTGCTTTAGTTCCAGAGTTAGACATCTCCTCCATCTTCATGTTGCCAGGGGAATGCAAAGATATAAACTTCGTCTACGTCAATGTTTCATAAATGATCAGCAGATCATGGTTGAAGAAGGGCGCATGCTGATTGAATATGTTACCATGAATGCAATTGCTATCCGTAAAATTCTAAAGAAATATGATAAA gtACATTGCTCTATAAACGGGAAGAATTTCAAATCCAAGATGCGGTCTGAACATATAGAGCTTTTGCAATCACCTTGGCTAATAGAGTTGGGAgccttttatttgaattttgatggaATAGATGGAGGGGAGTTTAGTGAGTTTTGCAGTCGGTTTTCCTGTGATCTCAGTGCTACAGAACCTGTTATGACACTGATGCTTccaaattatacaaaattagAATACGGCCTGACTTGTGCCATTTGCTTG GAGATGGTTTTTAATCCATATGCTTTGAGTTGTGGTCATCTTTTCTGCAAGTTGTGTGCTTGCTTAGCTGCTTCTGTGCTGATGGTTGAAGGCCTTAAATCTGCAAGTTCAAATGCAAAGTGCCCTGTCTGTAGAGAG GCTGGGGTATACGCTAACGCAGTGCACATGTTGGAACTTGATCTGCTTGTGAAAAGAAG GTGCAAAGAGCACTGGAAGGAGAGGATGGTTGCTGAACGTGCTGAGACCGTAAAGCAAACCAGGGAGTATTGGGATTTACAGACCAAATATGCGATTGGCTATTGA
- the LOC133676499 gene encoding probable E3 ubiquitin-protein ligase BAH1-like isoform X2: MKFGETFMEYLHGEQEGCLDKCAHVEYKRLKKVLKKCRSQGPPSTSCNDEQQQERDSEQNHSLSQFCHCQSCALCDQMFFSELMREASDIAGCFSSRVRHLLHLHVARGMQRYKLRLRQCFINDQQIMVEEGRMLIEYVTMNAIAIRKILKKYDKVHCSINGKNFKSKMRSEHIELLQSPWLIELGAFYLNFDGIDGGEFSEFCSRFSCDLSATEPVMTLMLPNYTKLEYGLTCAICLEMVFNPYALSCGHLFCKLCACLAASVLMVEGLKSASSNAKCPVCREIIIIWIKTIMPHSD, from the exons atgaagtttGGAGAGACATTCATGGAGTATTTACACGGAGAACAAGAAGGGTGTTTGGACAAATGTGCTCATGTTGAGTACAAACGACTCAAAAAAGTGTTAAAGAAATGCAGAAGCCAAGGTCCACCATCCACTTCTTGCAACGACGAGCAGCAACAAGAAAGAGACAGTGAACAGAATCACAGCTTGTCTCAATTCTGCCATTGCCAATCTTGCGCTT tgtGTGATCAGATGTTCTTTTCCGAATTGATGAGGGAAGCTTCAGATATAGCTGGGTGCTTTAGTTCCAGAGTTAGACATCTCCTCCATCTTCATGTTGCCAGGGGAATGCAAAGATATAAACTTCGTCTACGTCAATGTTTCATAAATGATCAGCAGATCATGGTTGAAGAAGGGCGCATGCTGATTGAATATGTTACCATGAATGCAATTGCTATCCGTAAAATTCTAAAGAAATATGATAAA gtACATTGCTCTATAAACGGGAAGAATTTCAAATCCAAGATGCGGTCTGAACATATAGAGCTTTTGCAATCACCTTGGCTAATAGAGTTGGGAgccttttatttgaattttgatggaATAGATGGAGGGGAGTTTAGTGAGTTTTGCAGTCGGTTTTCCTGTGATCTCAGTGCTACAGAACCTGTTATGACACTGATGCTTccaaattatacaaaattagAATACGGCCTGACTTGTGCCATTTGCTTG GAGATGGTTTTTAATCCATATGCTTTGAGTTGTGGTCATCTTTTCTGCAAGTTGTGTGCTTGCTTAGCTGCTTCTGTGCTGATGGTTGAAGGCCTTAAATCTGCAAGTTCAAATGCAAAGTGCCCTGTCTGTAGAGAG ataattattatttggataaaaacaattatgccCCACTCAGATTGA